GTTCGAAGGAAGCTTATGTTAAAGCGAAAGCAAAAATATTTCAACAGCAAACTCCAAAAGATTTTGTTGTTCTTAATGCTGACGATAATATCCTTGTAGAATTATCTAAAGCAGCTCAAGCTAAGAAAGTATTTTTTTCTACAAAGCAAAATTTAAGAACTGGAGCGTATGTAAACAATCATACGATTTACTTTAATGATGAAGAAATTATTAGTGCTGATGAAATTGTACTTCCAGGTGAACATAGCTTGGAAAATATTTTAGCTGCTGTTGCTGTGTGTAAGCTTCTGAATATAACAAATGATGCAATAGGTGATGTGATTAAAAGATTCTCAGGGGTTAAACACCGCTTACAGTATGTTAAAACATATCATGGTCGTAAATTTTATAATGATTCAAAAGCAACAAATATTTTAGCAACACAAAAGGCACTTAATGCTTTTTCAGAACCAATCATTTTATTAGCAGGTGGACTTGATCGAGGGAATCATTTTAAAGACCTTGTCCCTTATTTACAAAACGTAAAAACACTTGTGACATTTGGCCAAACAGCTGAGTTATTAAAAGAAGCTGGAGTGGAAGCAGGAATAAAAAACATAGTTCGTGTCGATAATGTTGACAAGGCTGTTTCTGTAGCCTATGACAACTCCGATAAAGGCGATATCATCCTATTATCTCCTGCATGTGCAAGTTGGGATCAATATACAACATTTGAGGAAAGAGGAGACATTTTTATAGACGCAGTGCATATGCTTAACTAAGGGCTTGGCCGCTCTTAATTTAGGACGTTGAGGTGTTTCTATTGTCCCCCAAAAAAGCTACTCCGGATTTTATTTTAATTCTTGTAACTTTGTCATTATTAGCAGTAGGTCTAATCATGGTATACAGCGCCAGTGCGATTTGGGCAGAATACAAGTTTAATGACTCATTTTTTTTCGCCAAACGGCAGCTATTATTTGCTGGCATAGGTGTGATAGCGATGTTTTTCCTCATGAGTATTGACTATTGGACATGGCGTTCTTGGGCAAAGGTCATTTTAATTTTCTGCTTTTTGCTACTTATAGTCGTATTAATTCCTGGCATTGGCGTTGAAAGAAATGGGTCACAAAGCTGGATTGGAGTTGGTGCATTTTCAATTCAACCTTCTGAATTCACTAAATTAGCAATGATTGCGTTTCTAGCAAAATTTCTTTCCGAAAATCAGAAGGATATTACTTCTTTCAAAAGAGGCCTTTTACCATCACTGACCTTAGTTTTTAGTGCCTTTGCTTTAATTATGCTTCAGCCTGATTTAGGAACAGGGACTGTTATGTTAGGGACTTGTATCGTTATCATTTATGTAGCTGGAGCTCGGATTAGTCATTTCGTTTGGCTTGGCATGTTAGGAATTGCAGGTTTTGCTGGACTGATTATATCAGCACCTTATCGCATGAATAGAATTACTTCTTTTATTGATCCATGGCAGGACCCACAAGGTACGGGTTTCCAAATCATCCAGTCACTATATGCAATAGGTCCAGGGGGGTTATTTGGCTTAGGCTTAGGACAAAGTCGCCAAAAATTCTTTTATCTGCCTGAACCACAGACGGATTTTATTTTCGCTATTATATCTGAAGAGCTTGGTTTTATTGGAGCGTCATTTGTCATATTGCTTTTCAGTCTCTTATTGTGGCGTGGTATTAGAATAGCGCTTGGTGCACCTGACTTATTTGGTAGCTTCCTTGCGATAGGAATTATCTCCATGATAGCTATACAAGTTATTATTAATATTGGTGTTGTAACTGGTCTAATGCCAGTTACTGGGATTACATTGCCGTTTTTAAGCTACGGTGGCTCTTCATTAACTTTAATGCTAATGGCTATCGGTGTATTACTTAATGTGAGTAAGCATTCAAGGTATTAGTGTATACGTTCGAAGAGTAGCCGTTTAACAATAAATTTTTTTCAAGAGACCCTGTTAATATAACGGGGTTTCTCGTATTTTATTATAGGCTCTTTTCACTTACGTTTGAAACAGATGCTAAAATATGATTTTTATAGTCTTTAGAGAAGAAAAGATGCCACGAGCTTTAGTTAAATTTGTACTTAACTCATTCGAAAACAGCCTTATTATAAAATAGTGTAATAGGGGTCGTTATGTTTCATAAATTAACGAAAACTTGTTGTTTCAGATGGTGTTACGAAAATGTATAATAAAGTATAATAGGCTTTTTATAACAAACTTTGTTGCAGCTGTAATTAAATAAAAGAGCAAGCTGAGTTTGATGTGAGTATCACCTTTTAGAGAAAGGCTCTTTTTGTATTTGTTGCTATTGTTATCAAATTAGTACTATAAAAAATGAATTTATACCGTTAGTCATCGTTGTATAGAAGAAAAGATGCCACGAATTCTAGTTGTGTACGTGTTTATTTCTTAATACGAAAAACAACAATTAATGAGAAAACAGCCAAGAGAAGGGACTAATTGTATTGATCTATATACGAAATTCTATAATATATCCAAATAACATAATCATATCAATCTAGTTTATAAGCTCGTAGTATTATTCAATATAGATATAACCAGTACAGAAGGAGGTTGCCAAGATGGAAAAAATAGCTGCGGAGTTGCTTCATGAAAATGTCGGAAAAGTTCGGTTAAATGAACCGCTTGCTAATCATACAACAATAAAAATTGGGGGCCCAGTAGACTTATTTGTCGAGCCAAAAGACATACCAGCTTTATACAAAACGATGGAAATAGTAAATAAATATGGAGTAACATGGCGAGCAATTGGGCGAGGATCAAATTTATTGGTGTCAGATTTGGGAATCGAAGGAGTAGTAATTAAGCTTGGAGAAGGCCTTGATCATTTGGATATAGATGGTACAAACGTTACTGTTGGAGCGGGTTATTCTATTATAAAACTAGCTACCATCATAAGCAAAAAGGGTCTTTCAGGTTTAGAGTTTGCAGGAGGTATACCAGGTTCAATTGGTGGTGCAGTTTATATGAATGCTGGTGCACACGGATCTGATATTTCGAAAATACTTAAAAGAGCGCGCATACTGTTTGAAGACGGTACGATTGAATGGTTATCATGTGAAGAGTTGGAATTTTCATATCGAACCTCTATTTTGCAAAGCAGGCGCCCGGGAATTTGTGTGGAAGCCCAGTTCACTTTTGAGTCAGGTGACCGTGAACTTATTGTCGCTGAGATGCAAAAAAACAAAGATTACCGACGTGATACGCAACCATTTCATTTCCCTAACTGTGGAAGTGTTTTTAGAAACCCCCTACCAAATTATGCAGGACAACTAATAGAAGTTGCTGGATTAAAAGGGTATGCAATGGGTGGTGCACAAATCTCTGAACAGCATGCTAACTTTATCGTTAACACTGGTAAGGCAAAAGCAGAGGATGTATTGAATTTAATACAACATGTTAAACGAACAATATACGATCTTTACGATATTGAAATGAAGACAGAGGTTGAAATAATAGGAAAAAAGTAGCATGTTTTTTCTCTGATTTCAAGTATATATTGTGATATAATAATTAACAATACAAACTATTGAAAATGTTAAACGGCATATATAACCTATGCCGTTTTGTTTCTCTTTTTCAACCCTGTTGGTAATAACGGTGTGAAAATTTCTCCAAACATATAGCTGTCTTTCGCTTCAATCGTTGTTTTTGGCATAAGAAATTAGCACGCCTACAACTAGAGTTTAATTAGCCTTTTCTTCTTTAATGATGCAATTGTATAAAACCACTATTTACTGTTTTTACATAGTAACATGAGTAATAACATGAAATGAGCTTTAAATATAGATCGGGGTGACTTTTTTTGGGGAAAGAAAAAGTTGTTGTACTTGAAGATCGGGTTCCCAAACTAAAACAGCAACGAAAACAAAAAGTAAATAGAAGGCTTATTTATTATATTCTATTTTTTTTTCTTATGATCATTACAATAGTGTATTTTCAGTCCCCCTTAAGTAAAGTTTCTTCAATATCGGTAAGTGGGAATCACCATGTTTCAACTGAAGAAATCATTGATTTGAGTGGAGTTTCGACCAAAAATAGCTTTTGGAGCGTCAATGAAAACAGCATAACACAGTCCATTTCTGCACATGAAGAAATAGCAGAAGTATCTGTTCAAAAGCAATTCCCAAACAAAGTACTTATATTAGTCACAGAGACAAGGCGGATCGGTTACATGTTAAACGAAAGTCGCTTTTATCCGATTCTAGAAAATGGTAAATCCCTTACTGATGAAAAACAATCCGTTTCATCCCCAGATGCTCCTGTATTTGTAAATTGGTCGAGCAGTGATGATGTTGACATGATGATAGAAGAATTAGTTCAGTTATCTGATGAAGTGAGCAATTCAATTTCAGAAATTCATCATACACCAACACCTTCAGACCCATTGCATATTACCCTTTATATGAATGACGGATTTGAGGTAAGTGGCACAATAACAAATTTCTCTAGAAAAATGGCTTTTTATCCGTCAATTGTAAATCACCTTGATCCTTCAGTGAAGGGGATTATTGACATTGAAGTTGGGAGTTTCTTTTCACCTTACAACCAGCATAAGGAGGAGCAGGAGAGTGAAAATCAGGGGTAAACATGTCATTTTATCCTTTGTTTCTTTAGTTATCGGTTTTCTTATCGCATTTTCTTATCATGTTACCACAAGTAACGATGGGACTCCTCGTATAACGGACAAGCAGTGGGAGAGAGATTTTCGATATCGAGAACAATTGATAGCACTAGAGGAAAAAAACCGAGAATTGTTTAATACAATTAAAGAAAAGCAAGATGAAGTAAGAGAATACGAAGAGGAATTAGCTAAACAGGAAGGCATTTATTTTAATTTAGTTGAAGATGTAGAAAAGTATAGAATGTTTGTTGGAGAAATCGATGTGCAAGGTGAAGGTATTGAAGTTACTTTGTCGGATGCAGAATACGTACCTGATGAAGAGAACGTGAATAATTACATAGTTCATGAAGGGCATGTATTTAAAGTAATAAATGAATTACTCATATCAGGTGCTTCAGCAATTGCGATCAACGGACAAAGAATTTCTCGAAATTCGTACATATTATGTAATGGACCTGTTATTGAAGTTGATGGTAATCAACATGCTGAACCATTTGTCATTACAGCTATTGGAGAAGCAAACACGCTTTATGAATCTCTTTATATTATTGGTGGTATTTACGATCAATTAGTGAGTGATAATATTTTTGTAAATATAGACAAAAAAGAAAACATCATGTTTGAACCCCTTTTAGGGGTAAGTACACAATAGTTGGATTATTAGGCTATTTTTTATCCTTTGTAGTTCATTATATAAAATGATACCAAAACAAGGCAGGCAACAACGATGCGAAAACAGGCAATTATTAAGGTCAGGTGATTTTCATTGGGCAGCAAAAAAGTTATCTCAATAACAATAATCACAGTAATTATTGGATTTATGATTGCAGTTCAATTTCAAAGTATTAACAAGCCTGTTGTCCGTGATACGAGAGATACTTGGGAAATTCGTGAGGATATTAAGAAAGAACAAGAGCTTACATTTCAGTTACATCAAGAAATTTCAAATTATAACGATAAATTGGAGAAATATAAAACAGAACGACAAGATGATGCGGTACTTAAGGAAACGTTAGACGAGCTAAAATTAAAGGCTGGTTTAACTGATGTAAGTGGACCAGGTGTTATCTTAACTGTGAAGCCGTTTTTCGCTGATATCATGCCAGGTGAACGTGTTCATACAGTTTCGCCAGAACTACTGAAAAGGTTAATTAATGAATTAAATCAATATAACGCAGTAGATATTTCTATAGCTGAACAACGGGTAATAAATACTACAGTGATTAGAGACATAAACGGCATCACAAAAATAGATGGATATCCTCTTAATAGATTTCCATTTGAAATTAAAGTAATTGCTAAGAATGAAGAAGGAGCAGAAAAATTATATAACAGATTACAGGTCTCTAGCATGATTGATGCTTTCGTTTATGATAATTTACAAGTTGTGATCTCCGATCCAATAGCATCGATTGAAGTACCGGCTTTTTCAGAAATACCTCGTATCAAAAATATGAAGCCTGTAAATGCCGAAGAGGAGGAGAAATAGTATGTGGCTTCCACTTATCGGCTTAATTCTTGGAATAATATTAGGTTTGCTAACAGATATACGCATACCAGATGAATATTCTAATTATTTATCAATTGCTATACTTGCAGCATTAGATACGCTCTTTGGAGGAATCCGGGCACATTTACAAAATGTATACGATGAGAAAGTCTTTGTGTCTGGCTTTATCTTTAATATACTTTTAGCTACAAGTTTGGCTTTTCTAGGTGTTCATCTTGGTGTAGACTTGTATTTAGCAGCAGTATTTGCATTTGGGGTAAGATTGTTTCAAAATATTGCAGTGATTAGACGAACTTTATTGTCTAAATGGAAGATTACTCACAAAAAAACTGAAAAAAATTAATTTTTATTAAAGGGAATAGATAGGATTTGTTGAATATTTTCCATATAAGAATGTGTTCAATAGGGAGGATAAAAAGGACTGAGAAGAACAAGCCGGTGAAGCATTGAAGGCTAGAGTAAAACTCAAGTACATGAAAGGTGTTTTTGTTGCCTTGTATCAAGTAGTCTTTATTACCTTTGCTTCATTTGTAGACGACATAAAAGATATACGTAAGGATACAGAAAAGCCCACTATGGTGTCTACCACGTCAATTACATACGTGCACAGAACTGCTTGTTCAAGTTCAATTTTCCCAGACCTTTAAACTTTCTTTGAAGATTGATTTGTAAAGTTTGATGTACCATTTATTGAATCGATTAATAAAGGACATATGCTCAGCATGAACAGTTATTATTTATGATTGAAAAAGGAGGTGCCAAAGAATGAACAGCAATGAAGTTTTTGTTAGTCTTGACATCGGTACATCCAATGTTAAAGTGATCATAGGTGAAATGGCAAATGATACTTTAAATATTATTGGGGTAGGTAATGTTAATTCACATGGATTAAGAAAAGGTTCAATTGTTGATATAGACGAAACCGTTCATTCTATTAAAAAGGCAATAGAACAAGCCGAAAGAATGGTTGGTATTCCCATCCAAAGCGTTGTTGTGGGTGTGTCTGCTAATAGTGTGCAACTCCAAGATGCACATGGTGTTGTAGCTGTATCGAGTGAAAATAGGGAAATTAATGACCAAGATGTAGCTAGAGTCATAGAGGCAGCGCAAGTTGTATCAATCCCCCCAGAGAGAGAAATTATAGATGTGATTCCAAAACAATTTATCGTCGATGGGCTTGATGAAATTAACGACCCGAGAGGAATGTTAGGAGTCCGCCTTGAAATGGAAGGAACCATTATTACTGGATCAAAAACGATATTACATAATTTACTTAGGTGTGTAGAGCGTGCAGGTTTAGAAATAACGGCTATTTGTTTACAACCACTCGCTGCGGGTTCGATCTCTTTATCTCGGGATGAAATGGAGTTTGGTGTAGCTCTAGTTGATATCGGTGGCGGTTCTACAACTATAGCGTTTTTTGAAAATGGACATTTAAAGGCTACAACGGTTTTACCGATAGGAGGGGATCATATAACAAAAGATCTTTCTATTGGTTTAAGAGCCTCTACTGAAGACGCTGAAAAGATAAAAACAAAGTATGGACATGCTTTTTATGATACAGCCTCAGAAGAAGAAACATTTAATGTTCCGATTATTGGTAGCGATAAAGAAGAACAATATAATCAACTAATAATCTCAGACATTATTGAAGCTAGATTTGAAGAAATGTTTGACATGATTAAAAATGAAGTAAGACAATTAGGAATTCGTGAATTGCCTGGAGGTTATGTACTTACTGGTGGTGCTGTTAATATTTCAGGATCTTTGGAATTAGCACAACAAATTTTAGCAAATAACGTGAGGGTAGCAATTCCTGATTACATTGGTGTAAGAGAACCTCAATATACTACTGGAGTAGGATTAATTCAATTTGCATATAGAAATGCCAAGCTTCAAGGCAAAAGTATTGTTGAGGAAAATGGCCCTATAGATCTATCAGAAAAAAGAGTAGCAAAAAAACCTCAACAATTAAAGCAAAAATCTAAGCAAAAAAATGAAGAAAATCTGAGTGAAAAAGTCAAGAAATTTTTCGGGTTATTTTGGGAATAACAAGATGAAAACTTCTTAGTAAATCGATAAATTAGGAGGATTTGTGATGTTAGATTTTGAAACAAATCTTGATCAATTAGCGACAATAAAAGTAATCGGTGTCGGTGGTGGAGGAAATAACGCCGTAAATCGAATGATTGAGCATGGAGTACAAGGTGTAGAATTTATAGCTGTAAATACTGATGCACAAGCGCTAAATCTTTCAAAAGCAGAGATTAAAATGCAAATCGGGGCAAAGTTAACTCGAGGTCTTGGAGCTGGTGCTAATCCTGAAGTAGGAAAAAAAGCAGCTGAAGAAAGTAAAGAACAGCTAGAAGAAGTGTTAAACGGAGCAGATATGGTTTTTGTTACAGCAGGAATGGGTGGAGGTACAGGGACTGGTGCAGCACCTGTAATAGCCCAAATTGCGAAAGATTTAGGTGCATTGACTGTAGGAGTTGTAACACGTCCTTTTACATTTGAGGGTAGAAAGAGATCTACTCAAGCTGGTGGCGGTATTGCAGCAATGAAAGATTCTGTAGATACTTTGATTGTTATCCCGAATGATAGATTATTAGAAATCGTTGATAAAAATACACCAATGTTAGAAGCATTCCGTGAGGCTGACAATGTATTACGTCAAGGTGTACAAGGTATTTCAGATTTGATCGCAACGCCAGGTTTAATAAACCTTGATTTTGCTGATGTTAAGACAATAATGTCAAACAGAGGCTCAGCATTAATGGGTATCGGTATTGCAACAGGTGAAAACCGTGCTGCGGAAGCTGCAAAAAAGGCTATTTCAAGTCCATTACTTGAAATTCCTATTGACGGTGCTCAAGGAGTCCTAATGAATATAACTGGTGGCATGAACTTAAGCTTGTACGAAGTACAAGAAGCGGCCGATATTGTAGCTTCTGCATCAGATCAAGAAGTGAATATGATTTTTGGCTCAGTAATCAATGAGAGCTTAAAAGACGAAATAGTAGTAACGGTGATTGCGACAGGATTTAACGAAACTGAAATTCCTCAAGGTAGACAAATTCGTCAATCAGTAGGTGCGAATACGCAAAAAGCAACTGCAGCAACTAGCCGTGAAAAGGAAAGTGAAAGTGTATCGAACTTTAATCCTCAGCAGACTGAGGATACATTAGACATCCCTACATTTTTACGTAATCGAAACCGCAGACGTTAATAATTTCATATTAAAAACTTCTAAGAGAGAGCATGGATCGTATTTATTGATTCGTGCTTTTTTATATTAGACTATTTTCACTTGAATTGTTGTTATTAGCACAAGATGTAAACGAGTTTACTATCGTGCAATGTATTTTTTCTTATTTATAATGGTAATGATAGTGTGAAAAATCTAAATAGATGTGCTATTTAAATAGGATTGCAACAAAGTTTAAGAAAATTACCTCATATAAAAAAGTGATTGCTGCTGGATTCATAGTTGTTTGACAATATAAGCTTAAATCCAACAAAAAATTCCTCATTAATTCCTACAAAGATTGACAGACATCACAACACATTATATATATACTAGTTTCAAATAAATATACTAACAAAGGAGCTACAAGGAAGGGGAACTTGAGTGTCTATTTATATTGACATTATATGGT
This Cytobacillus sp. IB215665 DNA region includes the following protein-coding sequences:
- the murD gene encoding UDP-N-acetylmuramoyl-L-alanine--D-glutamate ligase, whose translation is MKNTERFRDKKILVLGLAKSGLSAAKLLIELGAEVTINDKKPYEEDESTRNLINLGVDIICGSHPVDLLEENFDLIVKNPGIPYTNPIVVEALKKDIPIITEVELAYSISEAEFIGITGSNGKTTTTTLIYDIMKQAQKNPLIAGNIGTVASDVAQLATNEQMIVTELSSFQLQGVDQFRPKISVILNIFDAHLDYHGSKEAYVKAKAKIFQQQTPKDFVVLNADDNILVELSKAAQAKKVFFSTKQNLRTGAYVNNHTIYFNDEEIISADEIVLPGEHSLENILAAVAVCKLLNITNDAIGDVIKRFSGVKHRLQYVKTYHGRKFYNDSKATNILATQKALNAFSEPIILLAGGLDRGNHFKDLVPYLQNVKTLVTFGQTAELLKEAGVEAGIKNIVRVDNVDKAVSVAYDNSDKGDIILLSPACASWDQYTTFEERGDIFIDAVHMLN
- the spoVE gene encoding stage V sporulation protein E, translating into MSPKKATPDFILILVTLSLLAVGLIMVYSASAIWAEYKFNDSFFFAKRQLLFAGIGVIAMFFLMSIDYWTWRSWAKVILIFCFLLLIVVLIPGIGVERNGSQSWIGVGAFSIQPSEFTKLAMIAFLAKFLSENQKDITSFKRGLLPSLTLVFSAFALIMLQPDLGTGTVMLGTCIVIIYVAGARISHFVWLGMLGIAGFAGLIISAPYRMNRITSFIDPWQDPQGTGFQIIQSLYAIGPGGLFGLGLGQSRQKFFYLPEPQTDFIFAIISEELGFIGASFVILLFSLLLWRGIRIALGAPDLFGSFLAIGIISMIAIQVIINIGVVTGLMPVTGITLPFLSYGGSSLTLMLMAIGVLLNVSKHSRY
- the murB gene encoding UDP-N-acetylmuramate dehydrogenase — its product is MEKIAAELLHENVGKVRLNEPLANHTTIKIGGPVDLFVEPKDIPALYKTMEIVNKYGVTWRAIGRGSNLLVSDLGIEGVVIKLGEGLDHLDIDGTNVTVGAGYSIIKLATIISKKGLSGLEFAGGIPGSIGGAVYMNAGAHGSDISKILKRARILFEDGTIEWLSCEELEFSYRTSILQSRRPGICVEAQFTFESGDRELIVAEMQKNKDYRRDTQPFHFPNCGSVFRNPLPNYAGQLIEVAGLKGYAMGGAQISEQHANFIVNTGKAKAEDVLNLIQHVKRTIYDLYDIEMKTEVEIIGKK
- a CDS encoding cell division protein FtsQ/DivIB, which codes for MGKEKVVVLEDRVPKLKQQRKQKVNRRLIYYILFFFLMIITIVYFQSPLSKVSSISVSGNHHVSTEEIIDLSGVSTKNSFWSVNENSITQSISAHEEIAEVSVQKQFPNKVLILVTETRRIGYMLNESRFYPILENGKSLTDEKQSVSSPDAPVFVNWSSSDDVDMMIEELVQLSDEVSNSISEIHHTPTPSDPLHITLYMNDGFEVSGTITNFSRKMAFYPSIVNHLDPSVKGIIDIEVGSFFSPYNQHKEEQESENQG
- a CDS encoding DUF881 domain-containing protein produces the protein MKIRGKHVILSFVSLVIGFLIAFSYHVTTSNDGTPRITDKQWERDFRYREQLIALEEKNRELFNTIKEKQDEVREYEEELAKQEGIYFNLVEDVEKYRMFVGEIDVQGEGIEVTLSDAEYVPDEENVNNYIVHEGHVFKVINELLISGASAIAINGQRISRNSYILCNGPVIEVDGNQHAEPFVITAIGEANTLYESLYIIGGIYDQLVSDNIFVNIDKKENIMFEPLLGVSTQ
- a CDS encoding DUF881 domain-containing protein, with translation MGSKKVISITIITVIIGFMIAVQFQSINKPVVRDTRDTWEIREDIKKEQELTFQLHQEISNYNDKLEKYKTERQDDAVLKETLDELKLKAGLTDVSGPGVILTVKPFFADIMPGERVHTVSPELLKRLINELNQYNAVDISIAEQRVINTTVIRDINGITKIDGYPLNRFPFEIKVIAKNEEGAEKLYNRLQVSSMIDAFVYDNLQVVISDPIASIEVPAFSEIPRIKNMKPVNAEEEEK
- a CDS encoding small basic family protein, translating into MWLPLIGLILGIILGLLTDIRIPDEYSNYLSIAILAALDTLFGGIRAHLQNVYDEKVFVSGFIFNILLATSLAFLGVHLGVDLYLAAVFAFGVRLFQNIAVIRRTLLSKWKITHKKTEKN
- the ftsA gene encoding cell division protein FtsA, yielding MNSNEVFVSLDIGTSNVKVIIGEMANDTLNIIGVGNVNSHGLRKGSIVDIDETVHSIKKAIEQAERMVGIPIQSVVVGVSANSVQLQDAHGVVAVSSENREINDQDVARVIEAAQVVSIPPEREIIDVIPKQFIVDGLDEINDPRGMLGVRLEMEGTIITGSKTILHNLLRCVERAGLEITAICLQPLAAGSISLSRDEMEFGVALVDIGGGSTTIAFFENGHLKATTVLPIGGDHITKDLSIGLRASTEDAEKIKTKYGHAFYDTASEEETFNVPIIGSDKEEQYNQLIISDIIEARFEEMFDMIKNEVRQLGIRELPGGYVLTGGAVNISGSLELAQQILANNVRVAIPDYIGVREPQYTTGVGLIQFAYRNAKLQGKSIVEENGPIDLSEKRVAKKPQQLKQKSKQKNEENLSEKVKKFFGLFWE
- the ftsZ gene encoding cell division protein FtsZ; this encodes MLDFETNLDQLATIKVIGVGGGGNNAVNRMIEHGVQGVEFIAVNTDAQALNLSKAEIKMQIGAKLTRGLGAGANPEVGKKAAEESKEQLEEVLNGADMVFVTAGMGGGTGTGAAPVIAQIAKDLGALTVGVVTRPFTFEGRKRSTQAGGGIAAMKDSVDTLIVIPNDRLLEIVDKNTPMLEAFREADNVLRQGVQGISDLIATPGLINLDFADVKTIMSNRGSALMGIGIATGENRAAEAAKKAISSPLLEIPIDGAQGVLMNITGGMNLSLYEVQEAADIVASASDQEVNMIFGSVINESLKDEIVVTVIATGFNETEIPQGRQIRQSVGANTQKATAATSREKESESVSNFNPQQTEDTLDIPTFLRNRNRRR